The proteins below come from a single Leptospira ellinghausenii genomic window:
- the infB gene encoding translation initiation factor IF-2, whose protein sequence is GGGYQGNRGARPIGQSGPGSGGRPPGDAPFGAPPGGLPGAGGPGGAKKKVFDKEKGGREENENTKFFKQSFRKQKAQAAALAAVPKEISILENIQVGEIAKKLNLKPGEVISKLMKMGMMVTINNVIDAETASILADDYGCKVKIVSLYDETVIEEEKDDPADYITRPPVVTIMGHVDHGKTKLLDTIRSSRVAEGESGGITQHIGAYQVETERGKIAFLDTPGHEAFTSMRARGASVTDIVVLVVAADDGVMPQTIEAINHAKEAEVPIIVAVNKIDLPAANPEKVRQELSNYGLQPEEWGGTTIFCDISAKSNIGIDKLLEMLIIQAELLDHKANPKRKAKGTIVEAKLDPGRGAVATVLIQNGTLRVGDAFVAGVHAGRVRAMYDDLGRSIKEAGPSFPALVTGLDGVPDAGAPFDVVIDDKEARTISHSRQDYERLGQSKNAATRVTLDNMSEIIKQGALKELKVIIKADVRGSTEAVKEALEKLSTADVRLNVIHAGTGAIVDSDIILASASNAIVIGFHTRANPKTVSLAEKEKVEIKYYSIIYDVVNEVKASMEGMLEPEKVENIIGKVEIRDVFKISKVGNIAGCMVKSGKVTKQAYVRVISSETGEITWEGKIKNLKRMKDDVADVLTGFECGILLDGFNDFSVGDEIEAYEIREIARKL, encoded by the coding sequence GGGTGCAGGTGGACCAGGCGGAGCCAAAAAGAAAGTTTTTGATAAAGAAAAAGGCGGAAGGGAAGAAAATGAAAACACTAAGTTTTTCAAACAATCCTTTCGCAAACAAAAGGCCCAAGCAGCAGCTCTTGCCGCTGTACCAAAAGAAATCTCAATTTTAGAAAACATCCAAGTGGGTGAGATTGCGAAAAAACTAAACCTGAAACCAGGGGAAGTGATCAGTAAACTCATGAAAATGGGGATGATGGTTACGATCAATAATGTGATCGATGCCGAAACTGCGTCCATTCTTGCTGACGATTACGGCTGTAAGGTGAAGATCGTTTCTCTTTACGACGAAACCGTCATTGAAGAAGAAAAAGACGATCCGGCAGATTACATCACTCGTCCACCTGTTGTCACCATCATGGGTCACGTTGACCATGGTAAAACAAAACTCCTCGATACGATTCGGTCTTCCCGAGTGGCAGAAGGGGAATCTGGTGGGATCACACAGCACATTGGTGCCTACCAAGTAGAAACGGAACGTGGAAAAATTGCCTTCCTCGATACACCGGGTCACGAAGCTTTTACTTCGATGAGAGCACGTGGTGCCTCCGTAACCGACATTGTTGTCTTAGTGGTTGCAGCCGACGACGGGGTCATGCCTCAAACCATTGAAGCGATCAACCATGCCAAAGAAGCAGAAGTTCCAATCATTGTTGCGGTCAACAAAATTGACCTACCAGCAGCAAACCCCGAAAAGGTGAGACAAGAACTTTCGAATTATGGATTACAACCAGAAGAATGGGGTGGAACAACTATCTTCTGTGATATATCAGCAAAAAGTAATATTGGAATTGATAAACTCCTTGAGATGCTCATCATCCAAGCAGAACTCCTCGATCACAAAGCCAATCCGAAACGAAAAGCAAAAGGAACCATTGTGGAAGCAAAACTCGATCCAGGTCGTGGTGCTGTGGCAACGGTTCTCATCCAAAACGGAACACTCCGTGTGGGTGATGCCTTTGTTGCAGGAGTGCATGCAGGACGTGTTCGTGCGATGTATGACGACCTCGGTCGTTCCATCAAAGAAGCGGGTCCATCCTTTCCAGCTCTCGTAACCGGTCTTGATGGAGTTCCTGATGCAGGGGCTCCATTTGATGTGGTAATCGATGACAAAGAAGCACGAACCATCTCTCATAGCCGTCAAGATTATGAAAGACTCGGCCAATCGAAAAATGCGGCCACTCGTGTGACACTTGACAATATGAGTGAGATCATCAAACAAGGTGCCCTCAAAGAACTCAAAGTCATCATCAAAGCAGACGTTCGTGGATCGACAGAAGCGGTAAAAGAAGCTCTCGAAAAACTTTCGACTGCAGATGTTCGCCTCAATGTAATCCATGCAGGAACAGGTGCGATTGTGGATTCCGACATCATCCTAGCTTCGGCATCAAATGCGATCGTGATTGGTTTCCATACACGTGCGAATCCAAAAACGGTTTCCCTTGCTGAGAAAGAAAAGGTCGAAATCAAATACTATAGCATCATCTACGATGTGGTCAATGAAGTGAAAGCGTCCATGGAAGGAATGCTCGAACCTGAAAAAGTGGAAAACATCATTGGTAAGGTCGAAATCCGCGATGTATTCAAAATCTCCAAAGTGGGGAACATTGCAGGTTGTATGGTGAAATCCGGTAAGGTGACCAAACAAGCATACGTTCGTGTGATTTCCAGCGAAACAGGTGAGATCACTTGGGAAGGGAAAATCAAAAACCTCAAACGTATGAAAGACGATGTGGCTGATGTTCTCACTGGATTTGAGTGTGGTATCTTACTCGATGGATTCAATGACTTCTCTGTGGGTGACGAAATCGAAGCATACGAGATTCGCGAGATTGCTCGTAAACTGTAA
- the rbfA gene encoding 30S ribosome-binding factor RbfA, which yields MNPIRMKKLESEIIRLISSAILEGKVKDPRVFLPSFHRIEISEDLRYAKVYFTALCNNNERKKLTQGLVSCAGFLSSLVGKNLHLHTNPKFSFVWDNNYIKSLEVNRLIDESAPKTLFEELHPDETDDEEVGTDEEPDDSETETTDSNSDFPPKEIQ from the coding sequence ATGAATCCCATTCGAATGAAAAAACTCGAATCGGAGATCATTCGCCTCATCTCTTCTGCGATTCTCGAAGGAAAGGTAAAAGACCCAAGGGTCTTTTTACCAAGTTTCCATCGCATTGAAATCAGCGAAGACTTACGGTATGCGAAGGTCTACTTCACCGCCCTTTGTAATAACAACGAACGAAAAAAACTCACACAAGGACTTGTTTCTTGTGCGGGATTTTTATCCTCGCTTGTCGGAAAAAACCTCCACTTACATACGAACCCAAAGTTTAGTTTTGTCTGGGATAATAATTACATCAAAAGTTTAGAAGTGAACCGCCTCATCGATGAGTCGGCTCCGAAAACACTTTTTGAAGAACTCCATCCCGATGAAACAGATGATGAGGAAGTAGGCACTGATGAAGAGCCGGACGATTCAGAAACGGAAACCACTGATTCGAATTCGGATTTTCCCCCAAAAGAAATCCAATAA
- the truB gene encoding tRNA pseudouridine(55) synthase TruB, giving the protein MAKPYVSGFLFVYKPPGITSSDLVLKTKRLLSQKSVGHTGTLDRFAEGLLILPCGDYTAFSQVFLGKDKTYLAEVIVGLRTDSGDPDGMVEVDERESSRKTFESLFSIHRLEEELQNLTKLTTQKAPKISALKVGGKRQSDLFREGTVVEEKERNITIHSVKDIHKTEFGFSFRVHVSSGTYIRKLVLDLSDKWGIPLSLGRLVRESIGEYGVTGAKTLDTITAGDLKDWKEVFPLPLRIVDETEKKAVIHGGYIWDKLPKADALGFYIVDSDQSTILAWCSYEEKPNHIPYRYRKVFFDPSAKIMFSK; this is encoded by the coding sequence ATGGCAAAACCCTATGTATCAGGATTTTTATTTGTTTATAAACCACCAGGAATTACGAGTTCCGATTTGGTTTTAAAAACCAAACGTTTGTTAAGTCAAAAATCGGTGGGGCATACGGGAACTCTTGACCGATTTGCCGAAGGTTTACTCATTTTACCTTGCGGGGATTATACTGCTTTCTCCCAAGTATTCTTAGGAAAAGACAAAACCTATTTGGCAGAAGTGATTGTGGGTTTGCGTACCGACTCAGGTGACCCGGATGGAATGGTAGAAGTTGACGAACGTGAATCCTCTCGTAAAACATTTGAATCGCTTTTTTCCATCCACAGATTGGAAGAAGAACTACAAAACCTGACAAAACTCACAACCCAAAAAGCACCCAAAATTTCGGCTCTGAAAGTCGGGGGCAAACGCCAATCTGACCTTTTTCGAGAAGGAACGGTGGTGGAAGAAAAGGAACGGAACATCACCATCCATTCCGTTAAAGACATCCATAAAACGGAGTTCGGGTTTTCGTTTCGAGTCCATGTCAGCTCAGGTACCTACATTCGAAAACTAGTCCTCGACCTTTCCGACAAATGGGGGATCCCACTTTCTCTCGGCAGGCTTGTCAGGGAATCGATTGGAGAGTACGGTGTAACTGGTGCCAAAACTCTGGATACGATCACAGCGGGTGACCTAAAAGATTGGAAAGAGGTATTCCCTTTGCCCTTACGGATTGTGGACGAAACCGAAAAAAAAGCGGTGATCCACGGGGGGTATATTTGGGATAAATTGCCGAAAGCAGACGCTCTAGGGTTTTACATCGTAGACTCGGACCAGTCGACCATCCTTGCTTGGTGTTCTTACGAAGAGAAACCGAACCACATTCCTTACCGCTACCGAAAAGTATTTTTTGACCCTTCTGCAAAAATTATGTTTTCTAAATGA
- the rpsO gene encoding 30S ribosomal protein S15, whose protein sequence is MITKEQKQQIIATFGSKPNDTGSAEVQIALLDSRIKDLTEHFKANKKDFHSRRGLIAMVNQRKSLLEYLKRSNLESYKKLIEKLGLRK, encoded by the coding sequence ATGATCACAAAAGAACAAAAACAGCAGATCATTGCTACATTCGGTAGCAAACCAAACGACACAGGTTCTGCAGAAGTACAAATCGCTCTTCTCGACTCTCGTATTAAAGACCTTACGGAACACTTCAAAGCAAATAAGAAGGACTTCCACTCTCGCCGTGGCCTCATCGCTATGGTAAACCAGAGAAAGAGTTTGTTGGAATACCTAAAACGTTCCAACTTAGAAAGTTATAAAAAGCTGATTGAAAAACTCGGCCTTAGGAAATAA
- the pnp gene encoding polyribonucleotide nucleotidyltransferase, with amino-acid sequence MATEFTGVWGRDSITLETGKWAKQAHGSVVYKTGNLVLLATVCAADEPKEGQDFFPLTCEYTEKAYSVGRFPGGYFKREAKPAEHEVLLSRIIDRPIRPMFPEGYFSEVQLLVQVLSADKQVSVQGHAINAASAALSVSSIPFAGPIAGARIGRIAGEFILNPTNEEITKSDLDLVVAGTKDAIVMIEGEASEISKEDMMAALRFAQEQLKVAVMMQEELAKKNGTVKKEVVLKTPDKELHAKIREFAFERLTAANKNADKAKRNDDIKAINKETVEHFKTLLAPEDKSKEIKHFLHELEYEVVRELVLGEGIRFDGRKTNEIRQISCEIDVLPGPHGSAVFTRGQTQSLGVMTLGTTSDNQRYETLEGSKEKNFMLHYNFPAFSVGEVRRNSGPGRREIGHGNLAERAIKKVLPSQTEFPYVIRLVSEILESNGSSSMASVCSGTLALMAGGVPISGPVSGIAMGLFSDEKGRFAVLSDIAGIEDHFGDMDFKLAGTKKGITAFQMDLKVNGLGLEVLQKAIEQAEVGRDHILGEMNKAISSVKGNLSENAPRITQKQIPKDRIGELIGPGGKMIRAIIEQSGSEISVDDSGKVTIASPSEESKEKAIAMIDGIFEEIEVGKIYEGVIKRIADFGAFVEILPGKEGLCHISKLDVKRVQSVRDIVSEGEKIKVKVISVDKMGKIDLSRKDVLLDN; translated from the coding sequence ATGGCTACAGAGTTCACTGGTGTTTGGGGTAGAGATTCCATTACCCTAGAGACCGGCAAGTGGGCGAAACAAGCTCACGGGTCGGTTGTATACAAAACCGGAAATTTGGTCCTGCTTGCCACTGTTTGTGCAGCGGACGAACCAAAAGAAGGACAAGATTTTTTCCCTCTCACATGCGAATACACGGAAAAAGCTTACTCAGTAGGTCGTTTCCCTGGTGGTTACTTCAAACGCGAAGCAAAACCTGCCGAACACGAAGTATTACTCTCTCGTATCATCGACAGACCTATCCGTCCGATGTTCCCAGAAGGTTACTTCTCGGAAGTCCAACTTCTTGTACAAGTATTATCCGCAGACAAACAAGTATCAGTCCAAGGCCATGCGATTAACGCAGCTTCGGCGGCACTCTCTGTTTCTTCCATTCCCTTTGCAGGCCCGATTGCGGGTGCTCGTATCGGAAGGATTGCTGGTGAGTTTATTTTAAACCCAACCAACGAAGAAATCACAAAATCCGATTTGGATTTGGTGGTAGCAGGAACAAAAGATGCCATCGTCATGATCGAAGGGGAAGCAAGTGAAATCTCCAAAGAAGACATGATGGCAGCCCTTCGTTTTGCACAAGAACAGCTGAAAGTGGCTGTGATGATGCAAGAAGAATTGGCTAAGAAAAATGGTACGGTTAAAAAAGAAGTCGTTTTAAAAACTCCTGACAAAGAACTCCATGCAAAAATTCGTGAGTTCGCATTCGAACGTTTAACAGCTGCAAATAAAAACGCAGACAAAGCAAAACGTAACGATGACATCAAAGCCATTAACAAAGAAACGGTTGAACATTTTAAAACCTTACTTGCTCCAGAAGACAAATCCAAAGAAATCAAACATTTCCTTCATGAATTAGAATACGAAGTTGTTCGTGAACTCGTGTTAGGTGAAGGGATTCGTTTTGACGGTCGTAAAACAAATGAAATCCGACAAATCTCCTGTGAGATTGATGTCCTTCCTGGTCCCCATGGTTCAGCTGTTTTCACAAGAGGGCAAACACAGTCCCTTGGGGTCATGACTCTTGGAACGACTTCGGACAACCAACGATACGAAACACTCGAAGGTTCCAAAGAAAAGAACTTTATGTTACACTATAACTTCCCTGCGTTTTCTGTGGGAGAAGTGCGACGTAACTCTGGCCCTGGAAGGCGAGAAATTGGTCATGGGAATCTAGCAGAACGTGCCATTAAAAAAGTCCTTCCATCGCAAACCGAGTTTCCGTATGTGATACGACTTGTGTCAGAAATTTTAGAATCCAATGGATCTTCCTCCATGGCATCCGTTTGTTCGGGAACACTCGCACTTATGGCGGGTGGGGTTCCGATTTCTGGCCCTGTATCTGGAATTGCAATGGGACTTTTCAGTGATGAAAAAGGTCGTTTTGCGGTTCTATCTGACATTGCTGGGATCGAAGACCACTTTGGTGATATGGACTTCAAACTTGCGGGAACAAAAAAAGGCATCACTGCTTTCCAAATGGACCTAAAAGTGAATGGTCTTGGTCTCGAAGTGTTACAAAAGGCCATCGAACAAGCAGAAGTGGGTCGTGACCATATCCTTGGTGAGATGAACAAAGCGATATCTTCTGTAAAAGGAAACTTAAGCGAGAACGCTCCTCGTATCACCCAAAAACAAATTCCAAAAGATCGAATCGGAGAACTCATTGGCCCTGGTGGGAAAATGATCCGAGCTATCATCGAACAATCTGGTTCGGAAATTTCAGTGGATGATTCTGGAAAGGTAACCATTGCCTCTCCAAGTGAAGAGTCCAAAGAAAAAGCCATTGCCATGATCGATGGAATCTTTGAAGAGATTGAAGTGGGTAAAATTTACGAAGGGGTCATCAAACGAATCGCTGACTTTGGTGCTTTTGTTGAAATTTTACCAGGAAAAGAAGGGCTTTGCCACATCTCTAAACTAGATGTGAAACGAGTTCAATCTGTTCGTGATATTGTTTCCGAAGGGGAAAAAATCAAAGTGAAAGTAATTTCCGTTGATAAAATGGGAAAAATTGATCTTTCGAGAAAGGATGTCCTTTTAGACAACTAA